The nucleotide sequence gggtaacagaggattctctgatctacgagctgttcctggggacacacatggagacggacatcaactgctgctggaaggtcatgaACTCGGTGAAAggcaccctttggtctgcccgaaacttgttggtctcccagcactccGAGATGTCCGTCGGgcaatgctgccgactggcacattccaggctgcaggagtacgtactGAGGGACACAccgaagctgggtgcagccaacacaagggctcggtggggaaggactacagttttgGGTTCTTCTGcctctggagagggaggggcggggtcaggcgaggaagcctcttaaatattgtaaatatgggattggggtagcaccccagggagccacatgagtggcatcggtgctgtgtttttttttatagaaaggtaacactaatggttgatctgtacatgaatataaaggtttgcactgttttactgttgtatatagtttgttttttttatgatgaataaagtttattttggaataaaaaaatctcAGGGATACAATACTTCATTCTTATGTTGAGACTAGCAAACCTGGGATTAATCAAGTTTGTACAGAGGTTAGGAGGAGATTGagtagaggtgttcaaaatcatgatggTTATTCGAGTGAGTAATAAGGAGCAACTCTTTCCATTGGCAGAAATGACAGTAATTGGAGGACACTGCAGTTAGGTAatttgcaaaagaaccagaggcaacATCTGGGGATTAAACAATTATGGAGTGAGTTGATATGATCTGGAATACTCTGGTTGAAACATTCATTATTCATTTACAAAAAGGAATTGGGTAAgtatacagtgaaaaaaaatgcagggctATATTGAAAGAACAGGTTGGAAGTTAACATTCAGAGCTCCTTCAAAGAGCTAACATAGACAttgcaggctgaatggccttcttccatgtGTTTCATTTActgatttaaaaacattaatatcGTCTTTACAGCAATCAACTTGCACTTGGGTAATCACCACAACTGAATATTTCGTACATTATCCTTAAGCTTGCCGTGTTGCAAATTAAgattaaatttagaaaaaaatgtgaaaatgtgtAATATAACAACGGTACATAAACAACTTAATGTTTTTGATGTGGTTGGGGCTCTGTCTACTGTTCAGAGATGTTGGAGAATGTTTAAACATGGCATCAAATGATGCTTTATGTTGGAGTGAGAAGAGAGGGCAAAAAACAAGGCCAACCtggtaaattggttgattattgtcacatgtagcaaggtacagtggggggaaaaaatacagatcatttcatcacatcagtacattgaggtagcacaagggaaaggcaataacagagtgcagaatatcatgttacagttgcagagaaagtacagtgcaagcagacaataacgtgcaagagcacgatgaggtagattgtaaggtcaagagtccatcttatcgtactagggaaccactcaatagtcttaaaacagcaggatagaatctgcccttgagcctggtggtacgtgctctcaggtttttgtgtcttctgcccaatgggagggggaagaagagagaatgtcgggggtgggAGACTTCTTTGACTATGTTTTGTTTACCAAGGTGGCGAGAAGTGAACagcaatgttaattttaaaactctagattttaattgtttcacattgtgtttttctttaggAATCTTCAAGAACCAATATTTCGCCTCCATAGGTGGAAAGGAGAAGAATGGGTGCACTTAGCAGTGGTGGCCTGTGGGGATCGGCTTGAAGAAACAATGACAATGCTGAAGTCGGCTATACTATTCAGTATCTACAAGATAAAATTCCACATCTTTGCTGAAGATACACTCCACCCAGAATTTGAAAGCAGTGTAAGTGTCTGGATCAGAAAGCAAGTGCTGTTAAAACATGTTTTATGAACAGATTTGAAAATACACTGTCTGTTAAATAGTGCAAACATTAATTTTGGATAAGCATGTTATCATTGCTTATGTGGCTTACTTTAATCAAGTTGCTTTGCACCCTCCCACCTGCTGTCTTCAAACAGGCTGCCATTTCACCTTCCACAAACAGAGTTCACTGATTATGTTGTGTCTCTTTTTTGATTTGTCTTTAAGTAGGCTAATCACTGATATAATGATGTGTCTCACACAGTGTGCCATGTGCAGCTCTAAATTATGCTTCCTAAGATTTTGGAAAAGGTTTTGGGCAGACATTTTCATGGTTTAATGTGTCATCTGAGAAATAGCAAGTCAGACATTACAGCACTGTGTCAGTACTCAATTATTAACTTAGATTTTACGCTGAGGTTTCTGGTTTGGAACGTGAACCATCAATCTTCTGCACAGACCAAATAGAAAATTATGTATTTGCATGTAACTACACATCAGTGATGACCTAAAATTGCAGTCTGTTTTATGCATAAGTAATTGTAAGTATTATAGCCACACTGTTATCGTCTTGGTAAATTCCATTGTTATGTATGATTAATGAAAAGGAACCAGGTTCTAAGTTTAAAAGTTTAACTGCAGCTATTTCAGTGACAATTATCAATTGTGCTTTAAACTGAACAAGACTACATTGAGTCTCAACAACATGTGTTTGCCTGCGAACATTTGCACTTCCCACTGACCCTCATGCCAGTTACTTCAGTATTCTTTCAGAGTAATGTTGCTGTATTATATAACAATGGCCATCTTTGTGCAGTGTACTTGCAACTCCTTAACTGAGTTTCATTCGCATAGAGTTGCTTACCAATCATGTGAGAGCTAGTCATTATAGAACAGGCCTTCGCACATAGCTTAAATGTGAAAAGATTGTGTTGTTAACCACAATGCTGTTCCATTTCATTCATTAATTGACAATACAGTTTATAGACGTCATTTAATATGTTGACCCATTAAATCATTGAGTACAGATTAGATTATATATGCTTCCAGGATTAACAGTTGCGTAGTACAAGGATTATTTAACCAACAATTAGATCTCAACATATTGTTTGAACAGTGCATAATCTGTCAAAAAATCCAAATATTTATTATTAAAAGGTTTGCTGTGCTTGGGATCTAAATTATTAAGTTAAAACTGAATTACATTTAACATCCAGTAAAGCATTTTCTGATTCAGTATTGCAAAGGGAAAAATGAATTGTCAGCCATATTCAATATGTTGATGATTTTTAGCATgtattaaatatttgaaaaaagaaTGGAAATTGTTTGATGCTAGGTTGAGAAAATTGTTCTTGCAATCTGCACTGCAGACTGATAGAATAGTAGTCTCCCCTCTCTATTTCTTGTAAGTGAAGTTAGTTTAAACAGCTTTAATTCTTCTTCCAGCCCAAGCTGACTATGAGACAAGGTAGTTTGCATTCCATTCTTAACCTTATTTAGGAAGTCTCTAGGAGGACTGATACAGCGATATGAATAATACTACAATTAAGGCTGTTCTACTGAGGTTGGAAAACTATGGTACTTCTGATTAAATGAAATATATTGGCAATAAAATGATGGTGCAAAGTAATATAGACAAGCAAATACTGTAATAAACAGAATATATATGGCTAGCCATAAAAACAGGATGAAATCTCTAAGCAAGATTTTTAAGGCATTTCCTGTGGGGCATAttgtcaatttttttcctttactcCAGTCTATCTAAAATTATATTCTGCCTTATTGTAAACTTTATGGTTTAAATTTAGCAAATGGAATCAACACTTCCCAGACAACTTTGTGACCCTTGGAAATATACAGCAATTTGTGTGCAAGATCTAACAATGGTATTCGATTGTTCTGTATTAGTTATTTCTTCTGCAAAAAATTACTTttgggccttttctgtgctgcaccTGGTGAAGGTGATATCTTTCATGCATGACTGTTACTATTTTGTTAATAGTCTATTTTCATCATGTAGATTCTGTTTGCTTTTTTCCactgttaactttgttttatGGAGCACAGCAGTGGACTCATCAGCCTGTAATATAGAACCTATTTTTTTGTATCTGTAAGGAATGCTAGCGGCAGGGCTTGAAAATATCAATCTGCATCATCTCAGCAAAAGATTGAATTATCTCAGAAAAAAGACTTTGAATCCCTGTCACAAAGAAATCTTGCAGCTGAGTAAATTTTGCAATTTCCACAGCTGACTAAGAAACCTAAAGAGAACTGTTTAATCCTCTGGGTTTCCAGTACAAAGATTAGACAACATTGATTGAGTTAGATAACTACTATTTGAACATATTGCAAATAACCAGTGAAAATTACAAAGTACATATCTATATTTAATCTACAGATCAATCAGGGAAGTTTTGTCCTTTTTATTTCACTGCACTGATTTAATAATCTTCTATCAGAATAGAGGTTGCATTAGGAGCATTTGAGGTTCCTTGCATATTTGTGAATTGCTGACGTCTGAGCGTTGTTCTACAAATATTGTTCCTGTCTGACAAGTTTCTAGATTTCCAGATCGACAGGCATTAATTCAGCTAATGCTTTGAAAAGTTAAAATACAGCATCCTGCGTGTAAATCCTTATTTTTGATTTCAACAGATTAAAGCTTGGCCATATTTATACAAAACACACCTTGAATACAGCATCTATCCAATCAACTTTTCGGTGGGAAATCCCCAGGAATGGAAAAAATTATTTAAGCCGTGTGCTGCGCAACGCCTTTTTCTTCCAGTATGTTCCCATTTTCCTCACTACTTGTCTTACTGAATCATAAGAAAACTTATTTCAATGTTTGCCAATTAGTAACCCTGGTCTGAAATTTAGGTTTGAAACTTAAATTATTGCAGATTCTTGTGAAAAGGTATAGTTTGAGAGTTGTAATAGCgttttcttttattcctttttctctgAAGGCTGTTCTTCCATAGGAATTTCTGCAACCGTGTATTAAATTCTCAGGCATGAGCATTGTTTGTGAATTTAATCTCAAGCCATCTCAGTTTTTCCCACATAGTTTCATTTCATCTTCAGGTCACTAGTCACCATCAAAactcaaaacattttattttcattcctttcccttcccacagcCCGGACAAGCTCAGCTTACCTTTTCAGCAGCAACTGAACGCAGCCCAGACTCAGCTTGGTCAATGCCTTCTCCTTCTGTTTGACTCAACAGAACACATGggtcatttaaatgttgtcctGGATTTCACAGCTGGAATGACAATAAAACTATCATTGCTTGCTGTTATTGCAACATGAAACTGGCAATAATTTCAAGTTAAATGCACAGTGCAAAAGCTGGGGTCAATGATTCTCTGCTGCTCCACATGCTGTTTTGTTATGCAAACTTCCTGGCCTTGTAATTTGATCTTGAAGTGCTGTGCTTTTCAGTGCTATACATATGAAAATCTAACCAAGCTTCAATAGCTCTGCTCACTCCACAGCAATGTAATTAAAGGGGCTACCTTGAGCAGGTTTCAGCTACCACTGAGCACTTGACAAGAAGGTTCCTTAAATCTATTATTTAACTGCTCTCTTTAGGGCCTTCTGTCTTCCCCATactcgagtcatacagcacggaaacaggcccttcggcccaacgggtccatgccaaacaagatgccccatccaagctagtcccatttgccagcatttggcccataaccttctaaacctttccaatccatgtacctgtccaatagtcttttaaaagttgttattgtacctgcctcaaccacttcctctggcagctcattccacataggtcccaccctatgtgtaaaaaaaagttgcccctgcttttaaatctttctcctctcaccctaaacctatgccctctagttcttgattacccaatccatgcccctcatgattttatacacctctagtaGATCACCTCTCAGGCTCCTAcactcaaaggaataaagtcctagcctgtccaacctctccctatatctcagtccctcaagtcctggcagcatccttgtaaatcttttctgtactctttccagtttaataacatctttcctatagcagggcgaccaaaactaaacacaatactccaagtgcagtctcaccagtgtcctgtacaaccgcaccatgacctcccaacttttatactcaatgccctgtcttatgaaggccagcgtaccaaaagttttcttcaccaccctgtctacctgtgactccactttcagtgaaccatgtacttgtactccaaggtccctctgttctacaacactccccagggccctgtcattcactgtgaaaatcctacctggatttgattttctaaagtgcaacacttcacacttatccaaattaaactctatttgtcatttctcagcctccttactcagctaatcaagattcccctgtaatttttgataaacttcttcattgtctactatacaacctattttaatgtcatctgcacatttactaaccatgccttgtacattcttatccaaatcgttgatatagatggcaaacaacaatgggcccagcaccgacccctgaggcacatcactaatcacagacctccagtccgagaaacaaccttctaccatcaccctctgttttctaccatcaagccaattgagtatccaattagccagttctccttggattccatgtgatctaaccttccagagcagcttaccatgtggaaccttattaaagactttactgaagtccacataaaccacacctactgccctgccctcatcaactttcttggtcacttcatcaaaaaactcaatcaagttcctaagacatgatttcccatgcacaaagccatgctgactacccataatcaacccctgtctttccaggtgTGtgaatatcttatccctcagaatcctctccagtaacttacccaccacagatgttagacttactggcctatagttcccaggggtttctttgccgcccttcctCAATAAAAAcgcaacatttgctaccctccagtttactagcacctcaccagtggctaatgatattgcaaatatctcagccagggctcccgcaatttcttctctagcctcccgcaatgttcttggatatacctggatAGGCCCTAAAGATTTGTCTGCCTTCAtgccttttaagacatccagtacctcctctactgtaatgcagaccattcccaagacctccccatttacttttcctagttccgaagtcttcatgtctttctccaaggtaaaaacagaggagaaatattcattaaggacttttcCCATCTCCTGCAACTCCACACAAGGGTGGAGCCTTTGTGTCTTTGATAACAACTCCATACCATGACCATGATACACTTGTCTATGATAACAACTCCATACCATGCACAATTGCATTACACTTGCCTCACACCACTCACTGATCTCCAGACTTCCAGCCCTGATCAGCCAAATCCAACCACTCAACAAGAACCCCCTAGACTACCATTCAAAGGTGTCTGACTCACCACTTGTGTGCCAGTTTATAATTTACCTCCACTATTTTGAAAATGGgcttaaaattaaaactgaaatgctttgcaggtgaggcagcatttagTGTTAGACCTTAAACAGTTGTCAATGCCTTTTGAATAAACAGAAACCAGATATTTTTAACTATTGTCAGTTTGCAGTGTAAAACTGGAGTGAACTAAGGACTTGCAGGTACATGCCCTGTTGTCTTAGTAACATGCAGCATTgttaaaatcaaatgaaaataataCGTATATTTACTGTCTCCATTTTTGCAACTTCCTTTATATAGCCCTGGTGATTTATAGAACTGAAGATTCATTTAGATTCCGATGTAGCTGTAATTATGGTATTTTAAGGGATTTGGGATTAATCATACCCTTCTGGATAAAATTAGGACATGGTGAATAATTGTTTTCTTATTGTTTGTACTTAATATGGACTccttaaaaacatttatttttctgcTTCCTAATCAGATGATCCTGAAAGATGTTGACTCTCTGCTGTACGTTGACACCGATGTTCTCTTTCTGAGACCAGTCGATGATGTCTGGAATTTCCTGAGATTGTTCAATTCCACACAACTTGCAGCCATGGCCCCGGAGCATGAAATACCAAAGATTGGATGGTACAGTCGGTTTGCACGGCATCCGTATTATGGAGCAGCTGGAGTCAATTCAGGAGTCATGCTGATGAATCTCACTCGAATAAGAAGTCAGCTGTTTAAGGTGAACAAAGAATGATTCATAATAGATGCTCCAATAATTTGTTTATGACATTTTTAAGCTTGCCGAAAGGTTCTCTGATGAAAAACAAGTAGTAGTTCAAGATTCACTTTGTTCTTTGACCCATATTTTACCCAACAAGGACCCAGAAATTCTGTCCCAGAGTGCAATATCTTTGTGCTTGATAAAGTGAAATTTCTTCAGAAAACCAAATGTGAAACAAGAATGCAGACTTAAAGGATGGACTGCAAAGTACGCGATTTTCTCTCCAGGTCCTCCCTCCATTTGATATTCTCGTGCCTAGATTTGTCCTGATGTGTGGTGTGGAATTCAATGGCAGCAATGCATGACTGGACTCCCGTGACTTACATTGCTGTGAAAATGGAGAAATGGATCTTCATAAAACATGTGAGGCCTGTTATGGTGTAGGCTGCAGCTCATGGAGTCCATTGCTGAGAACTCATGGTGACACTTCCTGGGGTCTCCCACCCCCATTCCTAGTGCAActtccagacacacacacacccccacccacccccagcccccacccaaCTGAATCACCACCTTGCCCCTTCCCTATTCTGCAACAACTGATCACATTTCCACTGCTCATCTCTCAACCAATGTTCTGATCCAGTCCTCTGGGGCACTCCCTGAGCCCTCCACAAAATAGGTCAGGATTCAGCTGCTTTCCTTCAAGTTGCTCTGCAAAGGCTAATCAAATGGAGGAAAGATCTTTGCAGACATTTACTCTGCAAGACCTATTCTGTGGTGTCGGACACCACAGAGCTTGTGAGCAATAGAATTTCACAGAGGCATGCCCTCAAAAGAACTATGCATCAGTCCACAATGCAGAACACATTTAACGGGTCTTTTCAGGTGCCTAAGGATTTTTAGGCCAAAGTTTTGTTCAGAAGGATTCAGAAAAATACTGGTTTGagggagtttaatccagaaaagcGCAAGGTCAAATGGAAGAGGGAACTGTACAGTaactggcaggacccttaacagcattgattacGGAGGGATCTTTCAGTGCAAgcccaaagctccctgaaagtggcaacgccagtagatagggtggtaaagaaggcaaatagcatgcttgcctttgttggttgggacattgagtataaatgtcaagaagtcatgttgcagctgtataaaactttagtgagaccacatttgcagtattgtgtgcagttgtggttgccacactacagaaaggatgtggaggctttggagagggtgcagaagaggttcactgggatattgcctggtttggagagtattagccagaaagagaggttagacaaacttggattgttttctctggagtgttggaggctgaggggcaacttgatagaaatgtataaaattatgagaggcatagatagggtagatagtcaagagtcttttGCCTAGAGTGGAAATATCtaatatgagagggcataggtttaatgtgagaggaggaaagcttaaaggagatttgagaagcaagtttttttaacacggagtggtaggtgcttagaatgtgctgtcaggggaggtggtggaagcagatatgatagcaatttttaagaggcatttagactgataCATGAACAGGCGGGCAATAGAGGGACAAaggccacgtgcaggcagatgggaatagttagattggcatcgtgatcattgaagacatggtgggccaaaggggcctgttcctgtgctgtactgttttacgttCTACTTTATGCATATACGGACTTGTGCAACTTGCAAAGTAAGAAGTCAGACATTAGATGATTCAGATGCTAGTGAAGTAGTTTTGACTGCTTCAGCTGAAACTGTAAATAATAAACATCATATTAACTTCAGGCAATCAAAgattaaccttcttcactgccaggaACATCTTAAACTTAATTTTTTGGTTGTCAAGAGAATGTTGAAAAGGTGAAGTGTATGGCAGTGATTGTAGGAGAGCTGAGGAAGTTGTGAGGAGAGTGGTATAGTTTGGCTGCAATATGTACAGGGGTTAGGAAAGATTAATGACATTGAAAGCTGAGGTTGGGCATTGCAGCCATGTGCAAGCAAATGAGTTTCAGACATGACCTCCTcaacaacatgacttccttataaGATGATTCTTGGGATCTCTTCCCAATTGGTGATCTCCATGAGATTTTCCACCCCATCTTCTGTTCTTGATAACCTGAACCAGGACCTCCAAAGCTGTATGTAAGAACCTGGGTGAGCTCTTTAAATTTCATAGCCCTCTAGACTTTCAAATGTTTGACTATTTCCATCATCACCCTGTAGCTTTTAATATCAAATAAATGGTTCCTTCAGAAAGTCCAGCTGTTCTTTGTATTCTTTCAGTCCTCTCccaggaggactggtgagtaaGTGAAATATCATTTGCTTTCCCAAGTGTAATAAATTATGTTTCTTGCCTTCTCTTCCTATAGAATAGTATGATTCCTACTGGCCTAAGATGGGAAGAATTACTGTATCCTTTATACCATAAATACAAAAATGATATCACATGGGGAGACCAGGATTTATTAAATATAATATTTCATTATAACCCAGGTAggtgaaaacaaattattttctttgttaacTGCAATATTATTAACTTATTAAT is from Pristis pectinata isolate sPriPec2 chromosome 6, sPriPec2.1.pri, whole genome shotgun sequence and encodes:
- the gxylt2 gene encoding glucoside xylosyltransferase 2; this encodes MKLYYKIAVVVGCLVGGRLLLYLLLGWSAAQPPPRGGDGRAWRAVQGFQGRLVTRHPTAFRSPSRPVLNRQPRPLPKRRKKLVSDRNLQEPIFRLHRWKGEEWVHLAVVACGDRLEETMTMLKSAILFSIYKIKFHIFAEDTLHPEFESSIKAWPYLYKTHLEYSIYPINFSVGNPQEWKKLFKPCAAQRLFLPMILKDVDSLLYVDTDVLFLRPVDDVWNFLRLFNSTQLAAMAPEHEIPKIGWYSRFARHPYYGAAGVNSGVMLMNLTRIRSQLFKNSMIPTGLRWEELLYPLYHKYKNDITWGDQDLLNIIFHYNPEYLYVFPCQWNYRPDHCMYGSNCRGAEDQGVSILHGNRGVYHNDKQPAFKVMYEAIRNFPFEDNLFQSLYFPLQNSFMNTVHTLCGRLPQVFLKQFEQAMRKAYELRVIHIG